Proteins encoded in a region of the Massilia sp. UMI-21 genome:
- the gmd gene encoding GDP-mannose 4,6-dehydratase yields MKKALITGVTGQDGSYLAELLLEKGYEVHGIKRRASLFNTGRIDHIYQDPHADDPRFFLHYGDLSDTSNLTRILQQVQPDEVYNLGAMSHVAVSFESPEYTADVDGIGTLRLLEAIRFLGLEKKTRFYQASTSELYGLVQESPQRETTPFYPRSPYAVAKLYAYWITVNYREAYGMYACNGILFNHESPRRGETFVTRKITRALANIAQGLESRLFLGNLDALRDWGHARDYVQMQWLMLQQEKPEDFVIATGRQYAVRDFVDVAARELGIEIAWQGQGVEERGLVAAVHGEKAPGVAVGQPIVAVDPQYFRPTEVETLLGDPRRARERLGWEPTTSFEAMVQEMVAHDLDKARRHKLLASHGYNVALSLE; encoded by the coding sequence ATGAAGAAAGCACTGATCACCGGCGTCACCGGCCAGGATGGTTCCTACCTGGCGGAACTGCTGCTCGAGAAGGGCTACGAGGTGCACGGCATCAAGCGCCGCGCCTCCCTGTTCAATACCGGGCGCATCGATCACATCTACCAGGATCCGCACGCCGACGATCCGCGCTTCTTCCTCCACTACGGCGACCTCAGCGATACCTCGAACCTGACCCGCATCCTGCAGCAGGTGCAGCCCGACGAGGTCTACAACCTGGGCGCGATGAGCCATGTGGCGGTCTCGTTCGAGTCTCCCGAATACACCGCCGACGTCGACGGCATCGGCACCCTGCGCCTGCTGGAAGCGATCCGCTTCCTGGGGCTGGAGAAGAAGACCCGCTTCTACCAGGCCTCGACCTCCGAGCTGTATGGACTGGTGCAGGAAAGTCCCCAGCGCGAGACCACGCCCTTCTATCCGCGCAGCCCGTATGCGGTGGCCAAGCTGTACGCCTACTGGATCACCGTGAACTACCGCGAGGCCTACGGCATGTACGCCTGCAACGGCATCCTGTTCAACCACGAATCGCCGCGCCGCGGCGAGACCTTCGTCACCCGCAAGATCACCCGGGCGCTGGCGAATATCGCCCAGGGCCTGGAATCGCGGCTCTTCCTGGGCAACCTGGACGCGCTGCGCGACTGGGGCCATGCGCGCGACTACGTCCAGATGCAATGGCTGATGCTGCAGCAGGAAAAGCCCGAAGACTTCGTGATCGCCACCGGGCGCCAGTACGCGGTGCGCGACTTCGTCGACGTGGCCGCGCGCGAACTCGGCATCGAGATCGCGTGGCAGGGGCAGGGCGTCGAGGAACGCGGCCTGGTGGCCGCCGTGCATGGCGAGAAGGCGCCGGGCGTGGCGGTCGGCCAGCCGATCGTGGCGGTGGATCCGCAGTATTTCCGTCCGACCGAGGTCGAGACCCTGCTGGGCGACCCGCGCCGTGCGCGCGAGCGCCTCGGCTGGGAGCCGACGACCAGTTTCGAAGCGATGGTGCAGGAGATGGTGGCGCATGACCTCGATAAGGCGCGCCGCCACAAGCTGCTCGCATCGCATGGCTACAACGTCGCACTTTCACTGGAGTAA
- a CDS encoding response regulator: MKVLVVDDDVVSRMMLMHLVDGCGRYDIVEAEDGEDAWRALADGLRPGVVFCDLRMPRLDGMALLARVRAARDDPALAGLPFVLVSAASDSDTLAEAGRLGADGYIVKPFAVGQVRAQLARLAQPDEDPAAVAQRLGVAPGRLLLYLDGLQRQLAAAAAAPERAAQLERLAEGCATLGLADSAARLRAAAQEPAQAQDQAQDQTQDRAPAIQAALAHALAAVARQQGRIQG; this comes from the coding sequence ATGAAAGTGCTGGTGGTGGATGACGACGTGGTGTCGCGCATGATGCTGATGCATCTGGTCGACGGCTGCGGACGCTACGACATCGTGGAGGCCGAGGACGGCGAGGACGCCTGGCGTGCGCTGGCGGACGGGCTGCGTCCCGGCGTCGTGTTCTGCGACTTGCGCATGCCGCGCCTGGACGGCATGGCGCTGCTGGCGCGGGTGCGCGCCGCCCGCGATGATCCTGCGCTGGCCGGCTTGCCCTTCGTGCTGGTGTCGGCGGCCTCCGATTCCGATACCCTGGCCGAGGCCGGGCGCCTGGGCGCCGACGGCTACATCGTCAAGCCCTTCGCGGTGGGGCAGGTGCGGGCCCAGCTCGCGCGCCTGGCGCAGCCCGACGAAGACCCGGCCGCGGTGGCGCAGCGCCTGGGCGTCGCGCCCGGGCGCCTGCTGCTCTATCTCGACGGCCTGCAGCGCCAGCTCGCCGCAGCCGCGGCGGCGCCGGAACGGGCCGCGCAGCTGGAGCGCCTGGCCGAGGGCTGCGCCACGCTCGGGCTGGCGGACAGCGCGGCGCGGCTGCGCGCCGCGGCGCAGGAGCCGGCGCAGGCGCAAGACCAGGCGCAAGACCAGACGCAAGACCGGGCACCGGCGATCCAGGCGGCGCTCGCCCATGCGCTTGCCGCGGTCGCGCGCCAGCAAGGGCGCATCCAGGGCTGA
- a CDS encoding outer membrane beta-barrel protein, producing the protein MAALVGALFLLPLHQAAAQNSAQQEESLKLYGGIGWGYDDNLLRVPDNRPAFGGKRSDRWRQLDAGVVYNKRISRQRVAVVAKVSKVNFDYFKQLDYDGRDLQATWFWELGNKFEGQAGTLYDRTLAPYTDFFSDERNVRERRRQWVDAGWKLHPSWKLRTGFTRERYEYELLRQRYNNRTEKAVEAELLYRPRSGSSVGLVARRVKGEYPFRRPVTSGVLVDDFTQDELKVRVNWYASGSTTLQALGGYVRREQPSFGEGKTSGFNGRLNASYQPRGKITYQASVWREFAPIESTIVSYTLNRGASIGASWQATGKIKVDASAAYEQRAYNARRAFDGSDSLEDSLKTASLRATWQLRRKVAVSAGWQHQARSGSQSLNLGKFDANTVMVNANVLF; encoded by the coding sequence ATCGCCGCCCTGGTCGGCGCACTGTTCCTCCTCCCGCTCCACCAGGCTGCCGCACAGAACAGTGCGCAGCAGGAAGAAAGCCTGAAGCTGTACGGCGGCATCGGCTGGGGCTACGACGACAACCTGCTGCGCGTGCCGGACAACCGTCCCGCCTTCGGCGGCAAGCGCAGCGACCGCTGGCGCCAGCTCGATGCCGGCGTGGTCTACAACAAGCGCATCAGCCGCCAGCGCGTGGCGGTGGTGGCCAAGGTCTCGAAAGTCAATTTCGACTACTTCAAGCAGCTCGACTACGACGGCCGCGACCTGCAGGCCACCTGGTTCTGGGAGCTGGGCAACAAGTTCGAAGGGCAGGCCGGCACGCTCTACGACCGCACGCTGGCGCCGTACACCGACTTCTTCAGCGACGAGCGCAACGTGCGCGAACGGCGCCGCCAGTGGGTCGATGCGGGCTGGAAACTGCACCCGAGCTGGAAGCTGCGCACCGGCTTCACCCGCGAGCGCTACGAATACGAGCTGCTGCGCCAGCGCTACAACAACCGCACCGAGAAGGCCGTGGAGGCCGAGCTGCTGTACCGGCCACGCAGCGGCAGTTCGGTGGGCCTGGTGGCGCGCCGGGTCAAGGGCGAATATCCGTTCCGGCGTCCGGTGACCAGCGGCGTGCTGGTCGACGACTTCACCCAGGACGAGCTGAAGGTGCGCGTCAACTGGTACGCCAGCGGCTCGACCACGCTGCAGGCCCTGGGCGGCTACGTGCGGCGCGAGCAGCCGTCGTTCGGCGAGGGCAAGACCAGCGGCTTCAACGGCCGCCTGAACGCCAGCTACCAGCCGCGCGGCAAGATCACCTACCAGGCCTCGGTGTGGCGCGAATTCGCGCCGATCGAGAGCACGATCGTCAGCTATACCCTGAACCGCGGCGCCAGCATCGGCGCCAGCTGGCAGGCCACCGGCAAGATCAAGGTCGACGCCAGCGCCGCCTACGAGCAGCGCGCCTACAACGCACGGCGCGCCTTCGACGGCTCGGACTCGCTGGAAGACTCGCTCAAGACCGCGAGCCTGCGCGCCACCTGGCAGCTCAGACGCAAGGTCGCGGTGTCGGCGGGCTGGCAGCACCAGGCGCGCAGCGGCTCGCAATCGCTCAACCTGGGCAAATTCGACGCCAACACCGTCATGGTGAACGCGAACGTGCTGTTCTGA
- the epsD gene encoding peptidyl-prolyl cis-trans isomerase, EpsD family, protein MKTFHLAANQTSFPSPRRLLSAAALVLCAATLAGCSKDDAPKETKPGQALASVNGEEITVLQLNEELQRLGVGAQQQKTASKQVLQALIDRELLEGEAAKEKIDRDPKVMQAIERARSLIIAQAYMQKRMGEPARPTPAEVEDYFNKNPQFFSNRKQFAMNELIIAANDLTPEVRAAADNAKSLEEVAVFLDARNIKYGRAQVTRSTADLNPQLSGKLLSMPKGQLFAVKEGDRAMLISIAEVRDAPVTLDVASPQIAQYLMNKKNKELAAAEIQRLRGTAKIAYLNKDYAPDPNAPAAPAAVTPPGAPDPAATAVAGTAAQAPAGTASVAPAAGAAADKAALDRGVAGLK, encoded by the coding sequence TTGAAAACCTTCCATTTGGCAGCCAATCAAACCTCTTTCCCAAGCCCCAGGCGCCTGCTGTCCGCGGCAGCCCTGGTGCTGTGCGCCGCGACCCTGGCCGGTTGCAGCAAGGATGATGCCCCCAAGGAAACGAAGCCGGGCCAGGCCCTGGCCAGCGTCAACGGTGAAGAAATCACCGTGCTGCAACTGAACGAGGAATTGCAGCGCCTGGGCGTCGGCGCGCAGCAGCAGAAGACGGCCAGCAAGCAGGTGCTGCAGGCCCTGATCGACCGCGAACTGCTGGAAGGCGAGGCCGCCAAGGAAAAAATCGACCGTGACCCGAAAGTGATGCAGGCCATCGAGCGCGCGCGCTCGCTGATCATCGCCCAGGCCTACATGCAGAAGCGCATGGGCGAGCCGGCCCGTCCGACGCCGGCCGAGGTGGAAGACTACTTCAACAAGAACCCGCAGTTCTTCTCCAACCGCAAGCAGTTCGCCATGAACGAGCTGATCATCGCGGCGAACGACCTCACCCCGGAAGTGCGCGCCGCCGCCGACAACGCCAAGTCGCTGGAAGAAGTCGCCGTGTTCCTCGACGCGCGCAATATCAAGTACGGTCGTGCCCAGGTTACCCGCAGCACCGCCGACCTGAATCCCCAGCTCTCGGGCAAGCTGCTGTCGATGCCCAAGGGCCAGCTGTTCGCCGTCAAGGAAGGCGACCGTGCGATGCTGATCTCGATCGCCGAAGTACGCGATGCGCCGGTCACCCTGGACGTGGCCAGCCCGCAGATCGCCCAGTACCTGATGAACAAGAAGAACAAGGAGCTGGCCGCCGCCGAAATCCAGCGCCTGCGCGGCACTGCCAAGATTGCTTACCTGAACAAGGACTACGCGCCGGACCCGAACGCCCCGGCCGCGCCGGCCGCCGTCACGCCGCCGGGCGCGCCGGATCCGGCCGCGACCGCGGTGGCCGGAACCGCGGCGCAAGCGCCGGCCGGCACCGCCTCGGTCGCTCCCGCAGCCGGCGCCGCCGCCGACAAGGCCGCGCTCGACCGTGGCGTGGCGGGCCTGAAATAA
- a CDS encoding undecaprenyl-phosphate glucose phosphotransferase — protein sequence MTVNDIPIISFFQRVLDPLIIMGTLYLATLYYGEPFSGYSLVLMILAFFISTSVYQHVDPYRTWRSGRMLAYARDTVFGWCLTIAVLYFLGSASGLKYFYDERVLLAWFVATPVTILVSHLAVRKATGSRDRKREVRSIVVVGVNDVGIKFAGVCERHPNLFMEVCGFFEDRGEERRPANIAHPVLGGMADVCHYVRKHNIKMIFISQPISAQPRIRKLIDELKDTTASVYFLPDVYVFDLMQARFDTVGGMPVIAISETPFMGWNSVIKRGSDVLIGSVILVLLAPLMLVIALAVKLTSKGPAIFRQRRYGLYGEEIFVYKFRSMTVTEDGANVVQARKDDQRVTKIGGFLRRTSLDELPQFINVLQGRMSLVGPRPHAVAHNEQYRKLIKGYMLRHKVRPGITGWAQVNGLRGETATLDKMEARIQCDLDYLRNWSLWLDLWILVKTVKVVLTRENAH from the coding sequence ATGACGGTCAATGACATCCCGATCATCTCGTTTTTCCAGCGCGTACTCGATCCCCTGATCATCATGGGGACCCTGTACCTGGCGACCCTGTACTACGGTGAACCGTTTTCCGGCTACTCGCTGGTGCTGATGATCCTGGCCTTCTTCATCTCCACTTCGGTGTACCAGCACGTCGATCCCTACCGCACCTGGCGCAGCGGCCGCATGCTGGCGTATGCGCGCGACACCGTGTTCGGCTGGTGCCTGACCATTGCCGTACTGTACTTCCTGGGCTCGGCCAGCGGCCTAAAATACTTCTACGACGAACGCGTGCTGCTGGCCTGGTTCGTCGCCACGCCGGTGACGATCCTGGTCAGCCACCTGGCGGTGCGCAAGGCCACCGGCAGCCGCGACCGCAAGCGCGAAGTGCGCTCGATCGTGGTGGTCGGCGTCAACGATGTCGGCATCAAGTTCGCCGGCGTCTGCGAGCGCCACCCGAACCTGTTCATGGAAGTCTGCGGCTTCTTCGAGGACCGCGGCGAGGAGCGCAGGCCGGCCAACATCGCGCATCCGGTGCTGGGCGGCATGGCCGATGTCTGCCACTACGTGCGCAAGCACAACATCAAGATGATCTTCATCAGCCAGCCGATCTCGGCCCAGCCGCGCATCCGCAAGCTGATCGACGAACTCAAGGACACCACCGCCTCGGTCTACTTCCTGCCCGACGTGTATGTGTTCGACCTGATGCAGGCACGCTTCGATACCGTGGGCGGGATGCCGGTGATCGCCATCAGCGAGACCCCGTTCATGGGCTGGAACAGCGTGATCAAGCGCGGCAGCGACGTCCTGATCGGCAGTGTCATCCTGGTGCTGCTGGCACCGCTGATGCTGGTGATCGCGCTCGCCGTGAAGCTGACATCGAAGGGGCCGGCGATCTTCCGCCAGCGCCGCTATGGCCTGTATGGCGAAGAAATCTTCGTCTACAAGTTCCGTTCGATGACGGTCACCGAGGACGGGGCGAACGTGGTGCAGGCCCGCAAGGACGACCAGCGCGTGACGAAGATCGGAGGCTTCCTGCGCCGCACCTCGCTCGACGAGCTGCCGCAGTTTATCAATGTGCTGCAGGGGCGCATGAGCCTGGTCGGGCCGCGGCCGCACGCGGTCGCCCATAACGAGCAATACCGCAAGCTGATCAAGGGCTACATGCTGCGCCACAAGGTGCGCCCGGGGATTACCGGTTGGGCCCAGGTAAATGGCCTGCGCGGCGAGACGGCCACGCTCGACAAGATGGAAGCGCGGATCCAGTGCGACCTCGATTACCTGCGCAACTGGTCGCTGTGGCTCGACCTGTGGATCCTGGTGAAGACCGTGAAGGTCGTGCTGACCCGCGAGAACGCGCACTGA
- a CDS encoding MarR family transcriptional regulator, translating to MSDPEDGEQMREQDGLDLASRLTQDHHQSLKLWLRMLSCTVRIENEIRTRLRAGFGITLPRFDLMAQLERHPDGMRMGELSRRMMVTGGNVTGITDQLEREGLVLRVPDPQDRRAWAVRLTPAGRSAFGEMAAVHERWLDDMLADIPAEDKASLIALLASMKQRLRVPGPK from the coding sequence ATGTCCGATCCGGAGGACGGTGAGCAAATGCGGGAGCAGGACGGGCTCGACCTGGCCAGCCGCTTGACCCAGGACCACCACCAGTCGCTCAAGCTGTGGCTGCGCATGCTGTCGTGTACCGTGCGCATCGAGAACGAGATCCGCACCCGGCTGCGCGCCGGCTTCGGCATCACGCTGCCTCGCTTCGACCTGATGGCCCAGCTGGAGCGCCATCCCGACGGCATGCGCATGGGCGAGCTGTCCCGGCGCATGATGGTCACCGGCGGCAACGTCACCGGCATTACCGACCAGCTCGAGCGCGAGGGGCTGGTGCTGCGCGTGCCCGATCCGCAAGACCGGCGCGCCTGGGCGGTGCGCCTGACCCCGGCCGGCCGCAGCGCCTTCGGCGAGATGGCGGCCGTGCACGAGCGCTGGCTCGACGACATGCTGGCCGACATCCCGGCCGAGGACAAGGCCAGCCTGATCGCACTGCTGGCCTCGATGAAGCAGCGGCTTCGGGTGCCCGGGCCGAAATGA
- a CDS encoding CAAX prenyl protease-related protein, whose protein sequence is MTEHNEPSFAPPSAPSPPAARSVDAPLFSRAAWARILPFGAYIFFIILGDMLERTGMSRAELRWLYPAQIGVVALLLAVSWRRYHELRMPLPGTLQLLVSVAVGVLVLVLWINLDAPWMTVGSSPGYDPRTNGELDWLLVAIRIAGAALVVPVMEELFWRSFVMRWVDAADFEALAPARVGIRGFLVSVVLFGFEHNLWLAGIVAGVAYSLLYMRHRNLWSAVIAHAVTNGLLGAWVVATGSWAFW, encoded by the coding sequence ATGACCGAGCATAACGAACCGAGCTTTGCTCCACCTTCCGCTCCATCGCCACCTGCCGCTCGATCGGTCGACGCACCCCTCTTCAGCCGCGCCGCCTGGGCGCGGATCCTGCCATTCGGCGCCTACATCTTCTTCATCATCCTCGGCGACATGCTCGAGCGCACGGGCATGTCCCGTGCCGAGTTGCGCTGGCTGTACCCGGCGCAGATCGGCGTGGTCGCGCTGCTGCTCGCAGTTTCCTGGCGCCGCTACCACGAGCTGCGCATGCCGCTCCCGGGGACGCTGCAACTGCTGGTGTCGGTGGCGGTCGGCGTCCTGGTGCTGGTTCTCTGGATCAATCTCGACGCCCCCTGGATGACGGTCGGATCGAGCCCCGGCTACGACCCGCGCACCAACGGCGAGCTCGACTGGCTCCTGGTTGCCATCCGCATCGCCGGCGCGGCCCTGGTCGTGCCCGTCATGGAAGAACTGTTCTGGCGCTCCTTCGTCATGCGCTGGGTCGATGCCGCCGACTTCGAGGCGCTGGCGCCGGCGCGCGTGGGCATCCGGGGCTTCCTGGTGTCGGTCGTCCTGTTTGGTTTCGAGCACAACCTGTGGCTGGCCGGCATCGTGGCCGGCGTCGCCTATAGCCTCTTGTACATGCGGCACCGCAATCTCTGGTCCGCGGTGATCGCCCACGCTGTCACCAATGGCCTGCTCGGGGCCTGGGTGGTCGCCACCGGCAGCTGGGCCTTCTGGTAA
- a CDS encoding AMP-binding protein, giving the protein MTDVSAALAPSGYADGFARANLPPPDEWPAFLFDLPELQYPPRLNSVAELLDAACLRGWGERSALVGARERLSYAELRARVDRIAHVLRQDLRLATGSRVLLRGANCPMMAACILAVIKAGCIAVPTMPLLRARELATIADRARVGAVLCAAGLRAEVDAMAHEALPLLLFDDAQGAAGDASLEARMAAHEAPFAAADTAADDVCLISFTSGTTGVPKGTMHFHRDLLAICDCFPRHVLRARIDDVFTGTPPLAFTFGLGGLLLFPLRVGARAVLIEKPTPERLLAAIQEQRATVCFTAPTFYRQMAQHAADVDLRSLSRSVSAGEALPVATREAWKAATGLDMIDGIGATEMLHIFISAAGSDVRPGATGKPVPGYRARIVDEEGQALGPGVVGRLAVQGPTGCRYLDDPRQRNYVQDGWNITGDAYEMDADGYFYYRSRLDDMIISAGYNIAGAEVEEALLRHPAVAECGVVGRADEERGQVVEAHVVLKPGVAPGGETAVALQEFVKAQIAPYKYPRVVRFREQLPRTETGKLQRFKLRMDAV; this is encoded by the coding sequence ATGACCGACGTTTCCGCAGCACTTGCGCCGTCCGGCTACGCCGACGGCTTCGCCCGCGCCAACCTGCCGCCGCCGGACGAGTGGCCCGCATTCCTGTTCGACCTTCCCGAACTGCAGTACCCGCCGCGCCTGAACAGCGTGGCCGAGCTGCTCGATGCGGCCTGCCTGCGCGGCTGGGGTGAACGCTCGGCGCTGGTCGGCGCCCGCGAGCGGCTCAGCTATGCCGAACTGCGTGCCCGGGTCGACCGCATCGCGCACGTGCTGCGCCAGGACCTCCGGCTCGCGACCGGCAGCCGCGTGCTGCTGCGCGGCGCCAACTGTCCGATGATGGCGGCCTGCATCCTGGCCGTGATCAAGGCCGGCTGCATCGCGGTGCCGACCATGCCGCTGCTGCGGGCGCGCGAACTGGCCACCATCGCCGACCGCGCGCGCGTCGGCGCCGTCCTGTGCGCGGCCGGACTGCGCGCGGAGGTCGACGCGATGGCGCACGAAGCGCTGCCGCTGCTGCTGTTCGACGATGCGCAGGGCGCGGCCGGGGACGCGTCGCTGGAAGCGCGCATGGCGGCCCACGAGGCCCCCTTCGCTGCCGCCGACACGGCCGCCGACGACGTCTGCCTGATCAGTTTCACCTCCGGCACCACCGGCGTCCCCAAGGGCACCATGCATTTCCACCGCGACCTGCTGGCGATCTGCGACTGCTTCCCGCGCCATGTGTTGCGCGCGCGGATCGACGACGTCTTCACCGGCACGCCGCCGCTGGCCTTCACCTTCGGCCTGGGCGGGCTGCTGCTGTTTCCGCTGCGGGTGGGAGCGCGCGCCGTGCTGATCGAAAAACCCACGCCGGAACGCCTGCTGGCGGCGATCCAGGAGCAGCGCGCCACGGTGTGCTTCACTGCGCCCACGTTCTATCGCCAGATGGCCCAGCATGCGGCCGACGTCGATTTGCGCAGCCTGAGCCGCAGCGTGTCGGCCGGCGAAGCGCTGCCGGTGGCCACGCGCGAGGCCTGGAAGGCGGCCACCGGGCTCGACATGATCGATGGCATCGGGGCCACCGAGATGCTGCATATCTTCATTTCGGCCGCCGGCAGCGACGTGCGTCCGGGCGCGACCGGCAAGCCGGTGCCCGGCTACCGGGCCCGCATCGTCGACGAGGAGGGGCAGGCGCTGGGGCCCGGCGTGGTGGGACGCCTGGCGGTGCAAGGGCCGACCGGCTGCCGCTACCTGGACGACCCGCGCCAGCGCAACTACGTGCAGGACGGCTGGAACATCACCGGCGACGCCTACGAGATGGACGCCGACGGCTATTTTTACTACCGCTCGCGGCTGGACGACATGATCATCTCGGCCGGCTACAACATCGCCGGCGCGGAAGTCGAGGAAGCATTGCTGCGCCACCCGGCGGTGGCCGAGTGCGGCGTGGTCGGGCGCGCCGACGAGGAGCGCGGCCAGGTGGTCGAGGCCCACGTCGTGCTCAAGCCGGGCGTCGCGCCCGGCGGCGAGACCGCCGTGGCGCTGCAGGAATTCGTCAAGGCGCAGATCGCGCCCTACAAGTATCCGCGGGTGGTGCGCTTTCGCGAACAGCTGCCGCGCACCGAAACCGGTAAACTGCAACGGTTTAAATTACGCATGGATGCGGTCTGA
- a CDS encoding ATP-binding cassette domain-containing protein: MAVISLSSAQLAFGHVALLDHADFSLEVGERVGLIGRNGTGKSSLLKIISGRARLDDGLLVMQQGVKIAYVEQEPVFDPEASVFDAVAAGMGEQQAMLAEYEALTGQFGGDDDEALMERMHELQLKLDAVDGWNLAHKVDTTLDRLGLNREAKMGTLSGGMQKRVALAVALVSAPDVLLLDEPTNHLDFSSIKWLEGLLRAYTGSVLFITHDRSFLDNVATRIIELDRGRLLSFPGNFSTYQERKRELLANEEVENAKFDKFLAQEEVWIRKGVQARRTRDEGRVRRLEALRLQRAARRDQQGTVRLDVGTGERSGKIVADMENISKSYGEKVIVSNFTGTIMRGDKVGLIGANGAGKTTLLKIILGDETADSGTVKLGTRLNVAYFDQMRAQLNEEASLADTISPGSDWVEINGQKKHVMTYLNDFLFAPERARSPVKSLSGGERNRLLLARLFAKPANCLVLDEPTNDLDIETLELLEELLEEYTGTVFLVSHDRTFLDNVVTQVIVAEGQGLWREYVGGYSDWERVRASEPAAAQKAAASAARSEAAPGQGSAKAGEMSSTAQSGSGKKVKLSYKEQRELEELPQLIATLEDEQSAITAQLNSPDFYKQNPGDARRLSERHAEIDDLLLDALERWERIEARARGE; this comes from the coding sequence ATGGCTGTCATTTCCCTCTCTTCCGCGCAACTGGCCTTCGGCCACGTCGCACTGCTCGACCACGCTGACTTTTCCCTGGAGGTCGGCGAACGCGTCGGCCTGATCGGCCGCAACGGCACCGGCAAGTCCTCGCTGCTGAAAATCATTTCGGGCCGCGCCCGGCTCGACGACGGCCTGCTGGTGATGCAGCAGGGCGTCAAGATCGCCTACGTCGAGCAGGAACCGGTGTTCGATCCGGAAGCGAGCGTGTTCGATGCGGTCGCGGCCGGCATGGGCGAGCAGCAGGCGATGCTGGCCGAGTACGAAGCGCTCACCGGCCAGTTCGGCGGCGATGACGACGAGGCCCTGATGGAGCGGATGCACGAGCTCCAGCTCAAGCTCGATGCCGTCGACGGCTGGAACCTGGCGCACAAGGTCGACACCACGCTCGACCGCCTCGGCCTGAACCGCGAGGCGAAGATGGGCACCCTGTCGGGCGGTATGCAAAAGCGCGTGGCGCTCGCGGTCGCCCTGGTCTCGGCGCCCGACGTGCTGCTGCTGGACGAGCCCACCAACCACCTGGACTTCAGTTCGATCAAGTGGCTCGAGGGCCTGCTGCGCGCCTACACCGGCTCGGTGCTGTTCATCACCCACGACCGCAGCTTCCTCGACAATGTCGCCACCCGCATCATCGAGCTCGACCGCGGCCGCCTGCTGTCCTTCCCGGGCAACTTCTCGACCTACCAGGAACGCAAGCGCGAGCTGCTGGCCAACGAGGAAGTCGAGAATGCCAAGTTCGACAAGTTCCTGGCGCAGGAAGAGGTCTGGATCCGCAAGGGCGTGCAGGCGCGCCGTACCCGCGACGAGGGCCGGGTGCGCCGTCTGGAGGCGCTGCGCCTGCAGCGCGCCGCGCGCCGCGATCAGCAGGGCACGGTCCGCCTCGACGTCGGCACCGGCGAACGCTCGGGCAAGATCGTCGCCGACATGGAAAACATCTCCAAATCCTACGGTGAAAAAGTTATCGTTAGCAACTTCACCGGCACGATCATGCGCGGCGACAAGGTCGGCCTGATCGGCGCGAACGGCGCCGGCAAGACCACCTTGCTCAAGATCATCCTGGGCGACGAGACCGCCGACAGCGGCACGGTCAAGCTCGGCACTCGCCTGAACGTGGCCTATTTCGACCAGATGCGCGCCCAGCTCAACGAAGAGGCGAGTCTGGCGGACACCATCTCGCCGGGCAGCGACTGGGTCGAGATCAATGGTCAGAAGAAGCATGTGATGACCTACCTCAACGATTTCCTGTTTGCGCCGGAGCGTGCGCGCTCACCCGTGAAATCGCTCTCGGGTGGCGAGCGCAACCGCCTGCTGCTGGCGCGCCTGTTCGCCAAGCCGGCCAACTGCCTGGTGCTGGACGAACCGACCAACGACCTCGACATCGAAACCCTGGAGCTGCTCGAGGAGTTGCTCGAGGAATACACCGGTACGGTGTTCCTGGTCAGCCACGACCGGACCTTCCTCGATAACGTCGTCACCCAGGTGATCGTGGCCGAAGGCCAGGGCCTGTGGCGCGAATACGTGGGCGGCTACAGCGACTGGGAACGCGTGCGCGCCAGCGAGCCGGCCGCTGCGCAAAAGGCGGCCGCCAGCGCCGCCAGGTCCGAGGCCGCGCCGGGCCAGGGCTCGGCCAAAGCTGGTGAAATGTCATCTACCGCACAGAGCGGGTCTGGTAAAAAGGTAAAGTTGAGCTACAAGGAGCAGCGCGAGCTGGAGGAACTTCCCCAGCTGATCGCCACTCTTGAGGATGAGCAGTCCGCGATTACGGCCCAGCTGAATTCGCCCGACTTCTACAAGCAGAATCCCGGCGACGCGCGCCGCCTGAGCGAGCGCCACGCCGAGATCGACGACCTGCTGCTCGACGCCCTCGAACGCTGGGAGCGCATCGAAGCCCGAGCAAGAGGCGAGTAG